The following DNA comes from Rhinolophus sinicus isolate RSC01 linkage group LG06, ASM3656204v1, whole genome shotgun sequence.
ATGGACCTTGTTAAGCCTGGGGCCTCCTGAGATCTGAAGCAGcattcctgccactttcctcTGCTTGCTGATCTTCTAAACCAGGTTCTTTTGGTCTGTTAGACTCTATAGTGGATGGCACATTTTGAGAACATTTAcagaatcatttgaaaatattcacagATCTGGAAAACACTGATAGGACTTTCTAAGAGCTGGCAGGACCTGAGTCACAGAGAACAATAACTGAAGCTGACTTCTAGCCCTCAACTGCCCCATTAGCCAAGTGGGTCTCCTGAAGGCCCTGGGGGTTGTGTAGGGACATCCTGACTTACTCCACCCTCCCTGCCAGTCCTCCTCTCCTCATGCAGAGCTCACCACCCAGGTAGGCGCAGTTAAAGTGGCTGCAGGTCTGATTATAGCTCCAGAGAGTCACTTGGCTCCGGGCTCCATCCTGGGAGAACCTGGTGACCAAGAAGACTTCATGGGGAGGGATCAGCACCTCACGCTCCTCAGGAAAGACAGACAGGGCCTGGATAGGGGCTCCAAAGCAAGTCCTTAGGGAGAAGAAGGTAGCATTACCAAATCTGCGGGCCACTGCCTCATCCAGGGAGCTGGAGGCAAACTGGCCCAAGCGGACAGAGTCCCCCAGCCTCGTGGGTTCAAAGCGAAGCGTGCCTATGCCTCGGAACACCACCGCTCCAGGTGCCCTGCTACAGCCTTTGCTCCCCTGCAGCAGCTGCAAGGCCTGGGTCAGGTAGAAATGCAGGGCCTTGAAGGGGAAGTGCCTCATGTAGAACTCCCGAGAGCTCCCGCCTGTCCGCACCGCCTGGTTCAGCTCCGAGTACAAGGTGTTGGATGAGTTGGTGTAGACCATGACCGCGATTGCATGCTGGGATCTGAAGCCAGGGGGCAGAGTGAGCCCTCGCTGCTTCTGCTCCCAGGCCTCCTGGGCTGCCTCCCAGGACTCGCGCAGCAGGGCATGGTGGGCCATCTCCTCCTTCAACAGAGAGGCTGCCTTCTCCTCCATCGCCTCTGTGCAGCCCACATAGGCATCATCGAAAGTATCTGGAGCCAGGCCCAGGGGCAGGATGGGAACAGCATGAGCCTAGGGAGGTAAGAAAGAGAAGAGCCACACGGGAAAGAAGTTCAGAGCACTGGACAGGGGTCCTGGTAGATCAGTTGGAAACACAGAATCTTATTTCTGTGCCCAAATATCCACTGTACACAGTTTGGCAAGGGCCCAAGGGCTTAAACAACACGGGCattggagtcagacagacatgGGTTCAGATCCTGACTTTACCACCTACTGGCTGTGGGATCTCGGGCAAGGCTCAACTCTTCTGGGCTTCAGGTTCTCTACCTATAAATTGATACTTCCAACCTCACAGGGCTATTGTGAGACTAGCATATAGATCTTCACTTCTGTACAACCTAAAAGGGGTCATCTTGTCATCAGAGAGGTGCCTGTACCCGGTGGGAAGTGGGGCTAGCTGGCTTCGCAGCGCTGTTCTGGCTCTAAGAGCCAGTGTACAggttatacacaaacacacagccAGTGTCCAATTACCTGACTCCTTCCCATCCTTAGACTCCCTTTCCCTCCCACGAAGGTGCTCAGCCACCACACCAAATCACTGTCAGCTCTGAGACTCCTGAGTCCTCTCCTGCTTCAGAAGCCCTTATCCCCAAACCTGGAGCCCTGTTTTGGGAAGGGGTGCAGGAGGGCAGTGCAGTGCTTTGCTTAGCCTCAGCctgtggtgggaggtgggaaaTGGGGATGAGGAAGTTGGAGGCAGTTCCTAGGGAAGgatacaggaaggaaggaggatcACAGGAGAACCAGTGGGCGGAGAGGTGTGTTCTGGAGAGGGAATGACAACTTGGGGCTCCCTGCGGGGAGGGAGTTTGCTGAGAGGAAGAGGATTAAGAGGACGGGGGTCCTACAGAACATTCCCTGGGAAAGATTTCTGAGGAGTCAGCCCCCCCAGTGCACTTCCTCAGGATCGGCCCTTCAACTTTTCCCTTTGTGACAGGGGATGGTAGACCCCGTTACCTGCCAGAGGGTGTGGAGGCTGAGGCAGCTGAATGCGAGCAGCAGAGCTGCCAGCATCATCTCTGGGGGAGACAGGAGGGCGAGGTCCGGATGCCAGTGGGACCGGTGGCTTCAATAGGATGAGGGAAGAGACCTCGCACCCCTTCTGTGGTGTGAAGATGGTCCGGGACCCCAGGCGGCGGTGTGGGCGGGATCACGGGTGGGCCTGGGCGGGAGAGGGAAGCCTTGGGTATTATTACCGCCAGCGGCCCCCTTCCGcgtcccacccccgccccacccccagcacaagCTCCTCAGGTCTCCGCTTCCCTGACTCCGAGATGACCCCAAGCTCAGCGCTTTCTGCCCGGAGAATTTTTTGCGATGAGTTTTAGCTCTATTTGGAGAGGAAAGGGGGCCGGGGCCAGAGACCCACCTTGTAGTCGTGGAGGCTGAGAACTGGAAGGGGTGGTTTGGCCAGTGGGGGGCTACTGTCTGTGCGGGCACCGTGCTGTTGCCGGAATCAAGCGAATAAGCAAAGTCCCACGGCTAACTATAGCCCCCGCAGCGGTAACCCGACACCTCTCTTCCTCAACAACAGACACGGGTGGAGGGAGTGGGAGTGGCGAGGAGGGGGCTGAGCGGTGTGACTCCCCAACCCAAGGACTGCGAGTTCTTTCTCCAGGACCCTTTCTGGCTCCAGGCAAGTCCAGGGTTGGGGGACGGAGCTAGTGAGATTTGACCTCTCCCTTTAGGGGGCCCTGACCCGGCCTTGCCAGGTCCCCAGACCACTAGGCCGCAGGGAGTCCTGCGAGGGTCCCGCCCCGCAAAGAGGTCACCACTTGTGCTGTCGCTGATTTGCATGCAATTTGCATATGGCCCAAACGTTGGGTCACGTGGCGCCCAGCATCTGAGCAGCACCCCTCTTTCTCTTTACCGGGCTTCCCTGTCAGTAGGGTTAGATGAGATGCAGAGCTCTCTTGTCGCAGATCCTCAGAGTCCAGCCCCCTCCCAGACCCTCTCTCCCTGGACTTCTCACACTCAGGTGACAGTGTTTACAAACACTGACTGGCCTTTCCCCTTGCCTCCTGTGGGCCTTTCTATAAATAGCCTGGCTCTGAGCTTTGGATGCCCAATCGGAGGTAATGGGAGAAGGGGCCAGCTGAAGAATCAGTAAGCAGTTCTGGGAAGAGATTTCTGCCGGCCTGAACCACTGAGGTTGGGAGGGGTACTCCCCCTCAGTGGCCAGACGAGTTAGGGGTCCTGGATGTCAGGATTTAAGAGATGCTGCCCGCTTCCTGCTGGGGCTGAGGTGGGCATGGAGGTTAGTTAGACTTACCCAGGCCTCCATCCTGGTCTGGCTCGTTAATTTAGCTTCATCCCTGTTCCTGATCTCCTCAGACTGCCAGCCAAATAATTTGCTTCACCTAGAATCCTGCTTTCTCCAAAAAGCCTTCCTACCAACCAAAACAGAAGACAAACTGTGTGTttgggcttggggtggggggttgtagGAGGTGGAAAGAGTGGCATCCCAAAAACACCAGAGTGTTTTTCAGGCTAACGGCTTCAAGGCAAGTTCTTCTGCCCCCTTCCAAAGAGACTGGTCACCCCAAGGTCCCTAGATTAGAAAATCAGGAACCACTTTACTATTCACCATTATTGTGAAAAGCAACATCTTGCCTAGGTATCCTGCATGCCTGGAGGGACGTGAGCGTTTATGGTTGCTGGAACAGAAGATACCATCTGGGACAACCTGGCCCTCTGGGACAGTTCCTGGGACCACATCTTCTAGAATCAGGCTTTGTCTTCTCTCCATCCTCTGGCTTTAGGAAATTGCTTCTCCCATCCCAAGACCTGGAACCCCAAGAAAGGCCCCAAGAAATAGAGTTAAATCTAGTCATTAAACAGGGGTCCTGAAGGAGGCAGAAAGTTTTCCAAGATCACACGGCAAAGCATAATAGTGCTGGAGCTGGGACCCAGACCCAGCCTCCATAATCTGGGCATCTCTCCTTCATCTTAGGTGAGTCTCTGTgctcacatgaaaaaaaaaaccaaaaacaaaaaaacacacaaaaaaaaaccacacaaataaaCATAAGGAGATATTCTCTGAGATATTCTCAGGGGTGCTGAGCGAGGGACCAATCCACCGGGGGAGGCAGCTGTTCCATCCTGGATCCTCCATGCCACGGCCCACCTTCTCTCTGGCTTCAGGGATTCCCTTTCTTATAGGAAGAGCACTGGCCAGGGCAGGCTGGGCAGAGGCTAGTTAGTGTTCCTGAGCTTTGAGGAGACATCCAGAAATAGATGGGGGAGTGTCACATTTCTGAGCAGCTGTGTGGGGGAGGTACAATATAaaggagaaagctgccctcccctcccccagtggcCACGCAGGAGACCAACACCAGCTTCCCCGCCTTGGAGAAAGCTGAGGTAAGGGCCACACCATCCTCCTCCTGGGCACTGGGCAGGGAAAAAGTTTCCTTTAGGGGAAATTTGGCGTATTAATGGTGGAATTTTAGCGTCATTAGGAAAAGTTTCAGGCAATCTTTTATCTTAGTCTGTTTTATctgtttctcacatttctggaggatGGAAGTCCCAAGGTCAGGTACTAGAATGGTTGAGTGAATGCTCCCTTCCTGGATCACAGCCGGTACCTTCTCACTGTATCTTCACCTGGTAGAAGGGGCTaaggagctctgtggggtctcttttattaGAATATTCTCCACCCTCATGAACTAATCACCTCCTAAACGCCCCActttctaataccatcacacCTAGCATTAGGACTCCAACATTTGAATTTTAggagagacacaaacattcagaccatagcacctTTGACAGAGAGGTTTGAGGCCCTTGGAAAATTTGGGGGCTCCTGGGGAAAGATTTGGAGTCACATCCCCAGGAGGGAATGTTCAGCGAGGGCCTGGATGAGAGGAAACTGATGAGAAGTGTTCTGAGTAGGATGAGAACAGTAGGGCAGCTTGGATATGAAAGGGGATTGCCTGGTACCTCTACTTCGACTCCTATATCTTCCTCATCTCTCTGGTCCCCACCCCATTTCCTCCAAACACTAGTCACCAAAGTAGTAATCTACCTGCTTGCAATGGTCTACATTGTTAGCTGCACCCAGAAAACCTCTCAGACCCTCAGCAAACATTCTGGGAGGCCTCACCTGAGCCTGGCCTTGGGCTGAGCTCTGGGGACACAGAATGGGTCATACctagtccctgccttcaaggaactcacAGGCCAGGAAGGGAGACAGACACATAAGGGCAGCACAGTATGATTAGGACAGTGACAGAGGAAGCACAGGCTGATATAGGAGTTCAGAGGAGTCAgagggcttcctagaggaggtgaccCCTGAGCCAAGCCTGGAAGAGTGGGTAGCAGGAGAAGGGCATCCCCAGCAGATGGCAATGTATGCAGAGCCACAGGGAGGGAAATAGCAGAGCCTCGTCTGGAACTCTGCACTATAGCAGCCAAGCAAGGGTGGTGGGGCATGAGGCTACAGAGGTCGTGGAGGACCAGGTCACAGAGGACCTCAAATGCCAGCATAAGGAGGTGAGAATCTCTCCTGAGGGACTCTGATTGACCCTGCTTGGGTCATGTGTCCGTCCGTGAGCCAAGCACAATGACCAGAACATTAGAGCACCAGTTTTGGGTCATGTGTTCCCTTCTTGGGGGTGCAAAGAGTGAGGAAAGTCCCCCATGAACCCATGGGCTGGATTCTCCACAAGAAAGagaggatgtattatagaagCTCCGGCTTCTTGGGTGAATTCCAAGACAAAAGTTCAAGTAGCTTTTTGCTACCACATACTCTGCCCATTAGTATTCCATCCTGGTATTGGGGAGCAGTGTCTTGTGCCTTACACGCCACTGTGATGCCGTTTTCGATTCTATATACTCTGTACCTCCTCTGGTCAGCTCTTCATTTAAACCCCATCCCTGGTACAAATTTGTTTCCATTAGCCTCTCTTGGTTCTTTTCGTAACACACGTCACATGTTACTTGAAATTACTCACTCCAGCTCCATGTCCACCTCGAAAAAACTTAAAGAAGAGGGATGTGGGTTTTGTTGTTGATGCTGCTATTCACAATTTTAtcctcagtgcctgacacattacAGATGCTTAAGAATTTTTTGCTGAATAACTGAAGTAAATTTTGAGGGAAAGAAGATAACGAGTTCAGTTTGGGATATTTTAAATCTGATAAAAACTGCTGCTAATCTCATTGCCCAGAGAAGCTCATGCCTCAATTTAAATTGTACAATGGCAATTATAGGATCTTAGATAGGGAGACTCATAGAATTATAGACACATAGAATCCCAGTGTCTTAGAGCCAATGAACTATCAAAACTTAGGCCCCCCCAAGAGCCAGAGGGGAGTATGGTGCAGGGATGCTAACCTAAGTGAGATTGGGACAGAGGCACAACCACCTGATATTTGTGTAATGTTAGTGTGAAGGGGCAGATATCTGCTTTCTGAGGAGAGGTTTCAGCTTTCATCAGGTTCCCAAAGATAAAGAACCACCGACTATATTACCATTCatgtaaaagaaggaaaacagaaatacctGTGAATTTGCTTGTATATGCATATCTCTGGAAGAATACACAAAAAATGGGAACACTGGTTGCCTCTGGGGAGATGAGGTTGGGGTTGGGGAATCAGTGAGAGGAAGATGTTTCACTGCATGTCTTTTGGACTATTGAAATTTTGAACAATGAAAATGTACTAACTCTtagaaaattaaactaaaactttaaaatattaaagttatgTTGATCCTATTAGTGAGAAGATATGTAAATTAAAAGTAGATACCATTTATGCCCAGCagttacatgaaaattaaaaacagattaatAATATccagtgttggcaaagatgtggaggaaaggaCACTCTCATTCGTTGTTGGTGGGAGGCAATTTGGCAGTgcctatcaaaataaaaaatgttcatatCCTTAAAATATCGTTATTTCTTGatctttcatataaaaatatgcacacaAGTAGACAACTATTTATATACAtggatgttcactgcagtattctGTGTAATATAAAAACCTTAGGACAAAAACTTGTGTCCATTAATAAGGAAATGATTAAGTTATGGTTTAACTATACTATGAAATACCGTGCTGCCATTATAATGAAGAAGGTAACTATGTTTGTATGACATGGAATGAAGTCTATGATATACTGTTTCCTGAAAAAGAAGGTTATAGAATATGTAGGTGTAAGCatgttccctttttctttttgaataaaatgacaataaaaaaaacacacaggctGTACAcagaaaattatgtatgtatatttaggcatattaaatgtatgtataaaactatgtatgtacatttaaatattatattatttgtatgTTCGTAGAGAAAGGTCCTGAAGGGTGGGTGCCATTGTCACAGGCCACCCCCCTCCCTAGTGGCAGGCATTGGTAAGAGGGAGAAGAGGatgcagagggagagaaagaagaaagggaacttGGACTCTGTGTTTCACTCATACACTTTTTTGCTCACAAGCATGCATtactttgtaataaaataaacagaaaagcagcagcagcactgACTTAGAAACTGTCTGTTCCAATACTGACCCAAAGCTGGGACACCTTCTCCTTGGTGCTACTTCAGGCCCCCAGGTTCCTTCCCGCTTCCTTTGGGGAAGCAggttccctctctcctctccccctccgAGTCTGTCTTCCCTCACTGCCTGGCGGTCTACATCTGTCCCTGCCCTGGAAGAAGTTGAGGGCTCAGGGGAAGAAGGCTCAGCTTGCTTCAGGACTGGACGGAGAAGGGAAGACCTCTGGATCCCCAAGCCCTGCTTTCAGCCTGTCCCTGGAATTCTGCTGTGACCACAGCAGCTGACCACTCCTGGATCTGCCCTGTTCCAGCCTCATGTTCTCCATGAGGTGAAGCTGAGACCTCTTACCATGTCAGTCTTTCTAACAATCACACTGCTAGCTGTGCCACACTAGACAAAATGTCTCTTACTCTTTACATCCTAAGAATTCCTAGCTCCAATGCCTTTGCTCTACTCATTCCTATTGCTGCAAACTCCTTTCCCACCCAAAATTCCCACCTTTACTCTCCCAGTCTCCACTGATTGAAGCCTTATGCTCCTATGCATCCTACAAGACCCTATTCACacgtcacctcctccaggaaatcTCCCATGTTGCTTCCAGCAAGaagggtcctctctctctcttctgagcCTTTATTTCTATGTTGTGACTCTGTGCCAAACACTAGGAGTGGCACAGAGTAGGTgtcaataaatctttattaaacTGTATagattaaaattctcattttccagaggaggaaactgagacccaaagagagacagtaacttacccaaggtcacctcCACCATGCAAACTCCTGCCATGATGTTTCTGCTGCTTGTGTCCATAAGCCTCATGGAAGTACTTCAGGTATGGTCCCCCTACTGTCCCCAGGGAGCTGAGCTGTCAGCTTCTTCTGAATTCTGGACagaggagtggagggaggagagaatgcCTTATGCTTCCCTTGGGGGCTCACTCAGCCTGAGGGAACAGCCCCAAACCCCAGTCTTGGGGCATTGGTAGTTAATAGTTCCCAACCCTCCTTGCCCTCCACATGTGTTTGGGGCCTTTACAGTGTCTTTCTCAGCTCAGTGGAGGGGAAAGCTGGATAGGCTCCCATTCTCCGAGGGTCCATCCTTTTGGTCTCTGCTGCTCCCTCTCCCTCAGGGTCAGAGCCACTCCATCACACGACGAGAACTTTTCTCTCAAGAAAGGCCCCTGGATATGGCCCCAGCCTCCTTTGATGACCAGTACACTGGCTGTGCAGCAGCCATGACAGCTGCTCTCCCAGACCTCAACCGCACAGAGTTCCAGGCGAACAAAGTGTATGCTGATGGGTGGGTGCTGGCAAGCAGTCAATGGCAGGAGCGCCAAGCCTGGGGGCCAGTGTGGGCCTTCAGCCCCACCCGgctgcccccaccaccccccgGCTTCCGAGATGAGCATGGGGTAGCCCTCCTGGCCTACACCGCCAACACCCCCCTGCACAAGGAGTTCAATGCAGCCGTGCGCGAGGCGGGCCGCAGCCGGGCCTACTACCTCCACCACTTCTCCTTCAAGACGCTCCATTTTCTGCTGACCGAGGCCCTGCAGCTGCTGAGCAAAGCCCAGCGTTCACCCCAGTGCCACCAGGTGTTCCGGGGGGTGCATGGCATGCGCTTCCGGCCAGCAGGGCCCGGGGCCACCGTCCGGCTGGGAGGCTTTGCCTCTGCGTCCCTGCAGAATGTTGCAGCCCAGCAGTTTGGTGAGGAAACCTTCTTTGGCATCTGGACCTGTCTTGGGACACCTATCAAGGGCTACTCCTTCTTtcctggggaggaggaagtgCTGATCCCCCCTTTCGAGACCTTCCAGGTAATCAACACCAGCAGACCAGCCCAGGGCCCCTCCCGCATCTACCTCCGGGCCCTGGGCAAGCAAAGCACATACAACTGTGAATATATCAAAGGTGAGCAGGGCATGTGCAGGTCAGCAGCACCTGTGCAGAAGGGGGGCTTCCCACCCGATTTTCAGGGGATACatacagaaacattaaaaacaaaccaacagtGAAGGGGATGCAGTCTTGTCCCCCAACCACTCCACCCTTGCATCTAAGGGGAGACAACCTTCTGAGGTAGGATGCTTCTTGTCCCTGGTGGTGTCTGAGCCAGAGCTGGCCACTTACCTGCTGGGAGGCTGAAGAGAGTTTCCTGACCAAAGCGGGGTCTTTGGCCATTTGAGGGCCAAACAGACCTGGTCAGCTTTTCTGGCTGGAAGCTAGAAGGAAATTAATTTCTAGCCACAGTACTAACACTCAGACCATTGGTGACAGAAATGAGAAGAGCCCAACTTCAGTGTCTGAGAGGAGTGTGTTTATTCGATTGAACAGAAATCCTGTGCTGTCAtgtgtggagggtgggggcaggggtgggggtggggagccagcAGGGGGGTGCTGTGCCTCTAAGTTACAGTTCAGGCTGTGGCTGGCCTCGGATACTCTTCCTGTGCATCCCCCCAGAAATGGCCAGGAAGAATCATGAAGATGGGCCCAGTTCCCTAATCTCTGATGGAGCTGTAGGCTCTGGTCCTGGCTAAGTGATGCCCAGGGGTTGGTGAGGCCTGGTTTTCATAGTTAGAGGCAGGCTATTGACTGGAACTGTGGACCATATGCAACACAGAAGGCCCAGTGTGACTTCAGGTCCCAACCTGGACAGCATCACAGGTGTGCATGAGTTGGCGGAAGGTGAGGCAGACATGCAAAGAACATAAACTAGTTCCTTGGCTGGGACAGGAATGGAGACGGAGAGGGGTGTGTGCCGGGGAGGCAAAGTTCCAGGGCCTAGGGAGCAGGAGTACCTGGAACAGGCCCTGGCTTTGAGGGCTGACTCCCTTCTGGGCCCACTGCTTGTGGATCAAATCTAGGCAAGGGAGGTCTCACCATAAGGAAGCAGAATTGGGGAAAATGTACCAGCTTTTCCTAGAGCAAGTTGGGGATGGTCCACAGGGCCTTTTTCCATCCTGAGAGCTATTGAATCTTTGATTCTTTACCATTTCTTCCCTACAGACAAGCAGTGCAAGTCTGGGCCCTGCCGTCTGGATAACTCAGGTAAGGGCTACAGGCATCTGTGACAGGGGCTCCTTTCTGGGACGAGCAGGCTTCCCTGGGGTTGGACCCATTACCCAGATGTCCACCTTATAAGGAAAACAATCCTCTTTTAACACCAAAAAAGTAAACCCTCTAAAGCAGACACCTCTGGGGGTTGCTAACCTTTCCCAGAGGGTGTATTTTTATGTATGGGGTGGTGGTTGGGGGAGCTGACACACCTGCCCCCCAGTTGGGCTGACCCTCCCTCCCAGGAGATAGCTGATCAGGTCTCAGAGAGATCCAGGTGGCACAGAAGTGACAGAAGGGAAGCCGGCTTCCACAAAGTCCTCCCTGCAGCCTTCTCTTTTAGCTGCACACTCCTCTGTCTCTTGTTATTGCCCTTAGTGCTCCCTCAGACCACCTGCCAAGGTAGAGGCCAGACCTCAGGTActggagacctgggttctagtccaGGCTCTGTCTGAACTTTCTCTGTGACCAACCAttaactctctgggcctcagtttccctacctgtaTAAGCCCTACCTGATTGGACTAGATGATCCCCAGGTCACTTTCAGCTATGACTTCTCTTCCCTTGAACACCTGCTATGCCAGGGCCTACCTGCACCACCAGTTCTCTTGGTGGGAACAGGCTATTCCCAGGGAAGAAACTGCCGCTGCCCCTCCCCTGCGggtccctcttccctccctctgggctCTGTGAACAGTGGGCAAGAAGGAGCCCCAGCCTCCACTGTGTTCCCACCATTCTTCATGACACAGTGCCACTGCAGTGTGCCATCGTTCCAGGCACACCGTGCCATGAATCCTCACCATGGCGTGGTTGTGTACGTACTGGCATCACCCGTTCTACAGACGAGAACCAAgcacagaaaaattaaaccaTCAGCCCTCcaccacacagctggtaaggggTGGGGTCCAGACAGTCTGGCCCGAGACCAAACTCTGAACGCCATGCCAGGCTGGCCCCCACCTCCCTACACACCATCTCTTTTTATGCTTATTGCACAATAATCTTTTGGAAGGAGACAGAACAGGAAGTATTACCTTATtatatagtaaagtaagacccaGAGactgaagtgacttgcccaaggtgacagaATTCGTggcagaggcagagccagaagtCAGGTCTCCAGCCTCCAACCCACTTCTCTGAGTTCTGATAATGAAATTTCAAGCACTGGAAACTTGAAGATTCCCTGCCATCCCCGGCCCACCAGCACCTCTCCTACCAGGGTTTGGGCGGAGCAGCCACCGTCAGCATCACGAGACCCCATTCAGATCTCTACCCATGTTTCATCCCACCCTGCAATGCCTCACTTGTATCCATGGGAGGCAGAGGAACAGACCTAATAATCTCTGGAAGGGGTACTGGGGCTCTCTGGTCTCTTCGTCTCTGTCCACTTTCCTCCTTAAATTCTTgctctttatttctgtctcccaTTGCACTGTTTGCATCAGTCTTTCCAGCTCACTCTGCTGGTTTCTCCTtgccttgtttcttctttgtgTACCTCACTTTACCCCCAAATCTCTCTTTCTGCCTGTTTCCCTGCAGCCATGGGTCAGGACTCCCTTTCTGCCGTCTGGTCCCTTCTACTGCTGCTCTTGTTCTTTGTCGGAGGAGCCTTTCCGGAGAGTCCAGGACTCCTCTGATCATCAGACCCTGAAGCCCCCTGCCTGCCGCCTCTGTCCAGCATGAGGACGTCAGCCACGTGGGTGCTTTAAGTGTAGCTAAGATCCATGGAAACGCCATCTGTGGGGAACTCTGGGACCTTCTCTGACAGCTGCCAGGCCTGCTGGTGGAGAAATAGGAGAATTCTGGGTCTGAACCTGACTCAGGGCTCTAGAAGTGAGACAATGAAAAGAGGTAGGGAAATTCCAGCACAGGCAACAACCCACTGGAGGtagaagagtaaaataatttggggtggggggtgactgAGGAGAAAAAGCACTTGGCCATGGTACTTGAGGGTGTTCTTCAAAGGCCTTACATGTGCACCTGGAAAACTAGTcacttctccaggaagccttctctgccCCCCGCCACCCTGATGGGTTAGGGCCCTGCTTTTG
Coding sequences within:
- the ART5 gene encoding ecto-ADP-ribosyltransferase 5 isoform X1; protein product: MMLAALLLAFSCLSLHTLWQAHAVPILPLGLAPDTFDDAYVGCTEAMEEKAASLLKEEMAHHALLRESWEAAQEAWEQKQRGLTLPPGFRSQHAIAVMVYTNSSNTLYSELNQAVRTGGSSREFYMRHFPFKALHFYLTQALQLLQGSKGCSRAPGAVVFRGIGTLRFEPTRLGDSVRLGQFASSSLDEAVARRFGNATFFSLRTCFGAPIQALSVFPEEREVLIPPHEVFLVTRFSQDGARSQVTLWSYNQTCSHFNCAYLGGEKRRGCVSVPPGGQPDSPSKGAFSLLSWKTLLLAPGGFQLSGAGP
- the ART1 gene encoding GPI-linked NAD(P)(+)--arginine ADP-ribosyltransferase 1 isoform X1, which gives rise to MQTPAMMFLLLVSISLMEVLQGQSHSITRRELFSQERPLDMAPASFDDQYTGCAAAMTAALPDLNRTEFQANKVYADGWVLASSQWQERQAWGPVWAFSPTRLPPPPPGFRDEHGVALLAYTANTPLHKEFNAAVREAGRSRAYYLHHFSFKTLHFLLTEALQLLSKAQRSPQCHQVFRGVHGMRFRPAGPGATVRLGGFASASLQNVAAQQFGEETFFGIWTCLGTPIKGYSFFPGEEEVLIPPFETFQVINTSRPAQGPSRIYLRALGKQSTYNCEYIKDKQCKSGPCRLDNSAMGQDSLSAVWSLLLLLLFFVGGAFPESPGLL
- the ART5 gene encoding ecto-ADP-ribosyltransferase 5 isoform X3, yielding MMLAALLLAFSCLSLHTLWQAHAVPILPLGLAPDTFDDAYVGCTEAMEEKAASLLKEEMAHHALLRESWEAAQEAWEQKQRGLTLPPGFRSQHAIAVMVYTNSSNTLYSELNQAVRTGGSSREFYMRHFPFKALHFYLTQALQLLQGSKGCSRAPGAVVFRGIGTLRFEPTRLGDSVRLGQFASSSLDEAVARRFGNATFFSLRTCFGAPIQALSVFPEEREVLIPPHEVFLVTRFSQDGARSQVTLWSYNQTCSHFNCAYLGGEKRRGCVSVPRVPGTGDLHVKKESFEQP
- the ART1 gene encoding GPI-linked NAD(P)(+)--arginine ADP-ribosyltransferase 1 isoform X2, which encodes MQTPAMMFLLLVSISLMEVLQGQSHSITRRELFSQERPLDMAPASFDDQYTGCAAAMTAALPDLNRTEFQANKVYADGWVLASSQWQERQAWGPVWAFSPTRLPPPPPGFRDEHGVALLAYTANTPLHKEFNAAVREAGRSRAYYLHHFSFKTLHFLLTEALQLLSKAQRSPQCHQVFRGVHGMRFRPAGPGATVRLGGFASASLQNVAAQQFGEETFFGIWTCLGTPIKGYSFFPGEEEVLIPPFETFQTSSASLGPAVWITQPWVRTPFLPSGPFYCCSCSLSEEPFRRVQDSSDHQTLKPPACRLCPA
- the ART5 gene encoding ecto-ADP-ribosyltransferase 5 isoform X2, with translation MMLAALLLAFSCLSLHTLWQAHAVPILPLGLAPDTFDDAYVGCTEAMEEKAASLLKEEMAHHALLRESWEAAQEAWEQKQRGLTLPPGFRSQHAIAVMVYTNSSNTLYSELNQAVRTGGSSREFYMRHFPFKALHFYLTQALQLLQGSKGCSRAPGAVVFRGIGTLRFEPTRLGDSVRLGQFASSSLDEAVARRFGNATFFSLRTCFGAPIQALSVFPEEREVLIPPHEVFLVTRFSQDGARSQVTLWSYNQTCSHFNCAYLGGEKRRGCVSVPRGQPDSPSKGAFSLLSWKTLLLAPGGFQLSGAGP